A genomic segment from Leptolyngbya boryana PCC 6306 encodes:
- a CDS encoding Npun_F5560 family protein, with product MQLDASQAQQIFAENARLQEELQMRDQLVQQLSQELFRLVKGNASAPIPASDEPSDRQVAEVRALREQLQTVEEQVTFYQEQITQRDEEMRQLRQTAQELTERSKMLEQVVQELPKVYRQKFAERMQPVREKVAMIQRENRQLHAELQSVNYRLAVQNRRNGHLDLPSFPRGEGEISLPTFGNA from the coding sequence ATGCAACTTGACGCTTCTCAAGCTCAGCAAATCTTTGCTGAAAATGCCCGTCTCCAAGAAGAACTGCAAATGCGCGATCAGCTCGTGCAGCAGCTCTCGCAGGAATTATTCCGCCTGGTTAAAGGCAATGCGAGTGCGCCCATCCCCGCTTCAGATGAGCCGTCCGATCGACAAGTCGCTGAAGTCCGGGCGCTACGCGAACAGCTTCAGACCGTAGAGGAACAAGTCACGTTCTACCAAGAGCAAATTACGCAACGCGATGAAGAAATGCGCCAGTTACGGCAAACGGCTCAGGAATTAACTGAGCGATCGAAGATGCTCGAACAAGTCGTGCAAGAATTGCCTAAAGTGTATCGGCAGAAATTTGCCGAGCGGATGCAGCCTGTGCGAGAAAAGGTGGCAATGATTCAGCGCGAAAATCGTCAACTTCACGCGGAACTCCAAAGCGTCAATTATCGCTTAGCCGTACAAAATCGCAGAAACGGGCATCTTGATTTGCCGAGTTTTCCACGAGGTGAGGGTGAAATTTCACTGCCCACCTTTGGGAATGCTTAA